In one window of Streptomyces griseus subsp. griseus DNA:
- a CDS encoding ATP-binding cassette domain-containing protein: MIEVHGLSRTFQAPQGEVNAVRGVDFTVAAGEIVGFLGPNGAGKTTTMRMLTTLLRPTSGTAVIAGHDLLGDPVGVRRRIGYVAQGGGANPAESVVNELILQARLYGLSKSEARSRITALAGRLGLDGLEGRLVSSLSGGQRRRLDIALGLVHQPPLIFLDEPSTGLDPTSRNNLWDHIRKLRDELGATVFLSTHYLDEADALCDRILIMDRGTILVEDSPEELKGRISGDTVTVEVAPEGVAPATAVIERLPSARSVIPGGTTIRFRTEHSSRTMVDVMHALESSAVDIVSIQVDRPSLDDVFLALTGQPTEELHAAATAPAGA, from the coding sequence CGTCGCCGCGGGGGAGATCGTTGGTTTCCTCGGTCCCAACGGCGCGGGCAAGACCACCACGATGCGGATGCTCACGACACTGCTACGCCCCACCTCGGGAACAGCCGTGATCGCGGGCCACGACCTGCTCGGCGACCCGGTCGGCGTCCGCAGGCGGATCGGTTACGTCGCCCAGGGCGGCGGGGCGAATCCCGCGGAGTCCGTGGTCAACGAACTCATTCTCCAGGCCCGGCTGTACGGACTCTCCAAGAGCGAGGCACGGTCACGCATCACCGCCCTGGCGGGCCGGCTGGGTCTCGACGGGCTGGAGGGCCGGCTCGTCAGCAGTCTGTCCGGCGGTCAGCGGCGGCGGCTCGACATCGCGCTCGGCCTGGTGCACCAGCCTCCGCTGATCTTCCTGGACGAACCCAGCACCGGACTCGACCCGACCAGCCGCAACAACCTCTGGGACCACATCCGCAAACTGCGCGACGAGCTCGGCGCCACCGTCTTCCTCAGCACTCACTACCTCGACGAGGCGGACGCCCTGTGTGACCGCATCCTCATCATGGACCGCGGCACCATCCTCGTGGAGGACAGTCCGGAGGAGCTCAAGGGGCGGATCTCGGGCGACACGGTGACCGTCGAGGTCGCCCCGGAGGGCGTCGCGCCCGCCACCGCCGTCATCGAGCGGCTGCCGTCGGCCCGTTCGGTGATCCCCGGCGGAACCACCATCCGCTTCCGCACCGAACACAGCAGCCGGACCATGGTCGACGTCATGCACGCGCTGGAATCGAGCGCGGTCGACATCGTCTCCATCCAGGTCGACCGTCCGAGCCTCGACGACGTCTTCCTCGCCCTCACCGGACAGCCGACCGAAGAACTGCACGCCGCCGCAACCGCCCCCGCCGGCGCCTGA
- a CDS encoding ABC transporter permease: protein MKTLRETLLVFDNQLRFTFRYKITIVLGMVQPVLYLLLFGPLLTKLGGMGSGNTWQTFVPGVLVYLALFGAGFCGFGIISDVRSGVIERMRVTPVSRFALLMGRVSREVAILLTQSVIIVSVGFLLGLRAGFLGILGAVVLVVLLGIALASLSLSLGVALKSEDQFAPLLTSAALPVMLLAGILLPMDLAPKWLDYLSHLNPLRYIVDAIRDLFADQFATRAVLEGTCVAIVLAVVCVALGIRTFSKENA from the coding sequence GTGAAGACCCTCCGTGAGACCTTACTCGTCTTCGACAACCAGCTCCGGTTCACCTTCCGGTACAAGATCACCATCGTGCTGGGCATGGTCCAGCCCGTCCTCTACCTCCTGCTCTTCGGCCCGCTGCTGACCAAGCTCGGCGGCATGGGCAGCGGCAACACCTGGCAGACGTTCGTCCCCGGGGTCCTCGTGTACCTCGCACTGTTCGGCGCCGGCTTCTGCGGTTTCGGCATCATCTCCGACGTACGCTCGGGCGTCATCGAGCGGATGCGTGTCACCCCGGTCAGTCGCTTCGCGCTGCTCATGGGACGGGTGTCGCGCGAGGTCGCGATCCTCCTCACCCAGTCCGTCATCATCGTCTCCGTGGGCTTCCTCCTCGGACTGCGCGCCGGCTTCCTGGGGATCCTGGGCGCCGTCGTCCTCGTCGTGCTGCTCGGCATCGCGCTCGCGTCGCTCTCGCTGTCGCTGGGTGTCGCGCTGAAGTCGGAGGACCAGTTCGCCCCGCTGCTGACCTCTGCCGCGCTGCCCGTCATGCTGCTGGCCGGCATCCTGCTGCCGATGGACCTGGCGCCGAAGTGGCTGGACTACCTGTCCCACCTCAACCCCCTGCGCTACATCGTGGACGCCATCCGGGACCTGTTCGCCGACCAGTTCGCCACCAGGGCGGTCCTGGAGGGAACGTGCGTCGCGATCGTGCTCGCGGTGGTCTGCGTCGCCCTCGGCATCCGGACCTTCTCCAAGGAGAACGCCTGA
- a CDS encoding AMP-binding protein, which yields MREPTGTGAVEDRLCARPAARYVTELFTGLHRWSGRIALRTGKRQITFDELLAQSYRIARALERMGHSRHEGIVCLTANPPELVALRLAAHLLGSRFTALNVNVPGDVTGWRGILASVRPAVFLVDRRGAEVLGEPVPGTLTLGVPEAGCDLLARAAEESGEPLAPRAREEDIALLVPSHGTTGPRRGAVHRFSGMRVDWRRPEEGALGDFPAGITTLAVSPLAGNAGEVVLMLLRQGCTALLMDDFDPGRVLATVEAERITSVYLLSGHLRRLLAHPDVGRTDLSSLRYVPYGNAPVPAATVRRAVEVFGPVLAQNYLSSEIRAITLLRQEDHLAAAARRPELLRSVGRALPEVEIRIRGPRDEPLPCGACGEVWLRAPHMMSGYWRDPAGTARVMRGGWLHSGDRGRLDEEGYLYLTGRA from the coding sequence ATGCGTGAGCCGACCGGTACCGGCGCCGTGGAGGACCGGCTGTGCGCCAGGCCAGCCGCCCGCTATGTGACCGAGCTCTTCACCGGGCTCCACCGGTGGTCCGGCCGGATCGCGCTGCGGACGGGGAAGCGGCAGATCACGTTCGACGAGCTGCTGGCCCAGAGCTACCGGATCGCCCGCGCGCTGGAGCGGATGGGGCACAGCCGCCATGAGGGCATCGTGTGCCTCACGGCGAACCCGCCCGAGCTGGTAGCCCTGCGGCTCGCCGCCCACCTGCTGGGCAGCCGCTTCACCGCGCTCAACGTCAACGTGCCGGGGGATGTGACAGGCTGGCGCGGGATCCTCGCCTCCGTGCGGCCCGCGGTCTTCCTGGTGGACCGGCGGGGCGCCGAGGTGCTGGGGGAGCCGGTGCCCGGAACGCTGACGCTGGGAGTGCCGGAGGCGGGGTGCGACCTGCTGGCCCGGGCCGCCGAGGAGTCCGGGGAGCCGTTGGCGCCGCGCGCCCGGGAGGAGGACATCGCCCTGCTGGTCCCGTCGCACGGTACGACGGGTCCCCGGCGGGGAGCCGTCCACCGGTTCTCCGGGATGAGGGTCGACTGGCGCCGCCCGGAGGAAGGCGCACTCGGCGATTTCCCGGCCGGGATCACCACCCTGGCGGTCAGCCCGCTGGCGGGGAACGCGGGGGAGGTCGTGCTCATGCTCCTCAGGCAGGGTTGCACCGCTCTGCTCATGGACGACTTCGACCCGGGCCGGGTGCTCGCGACCGTCGAGGCCGAGCGGATCACCAGCGTGTACCTGCTCTCCGGTCACCTGCGGCGGCTGCTCGCCCACCCGGATGTCGGCCGGACGGACCTGTCCAGCCTGCGCTATGTGCCGTACGGTAACGCGCCTGTCCCGGCCGCCACCGTGCGGCGGGCGGTCGAGGTCTTCGGCCCGGTCCTGGCACAGAACTACCTCAGCAGCGAGATCCGGGCCATCACCCTCCTGCGGCAGGAGGACCACCTGGCCGCCGCGGCGCGCCGGCCGGAGCTGCTGCGGTCCGTCGGACGGGCGCTGCCCGAGGTCGAGATCCGGATACGCGGGCCCCGGGACGAGCCGCTTCCCTGCGGCGCGTGTGGCGAGGTCTGGCTGCGCGCCCCGCACATGATGAGCGGCTACTGGCGCGATCCGGCCGGGACGGCCCGGGTCATGCGCGGAGGCTGGCTGCACTCCGGCGACCGGGGCCGGCTGGACGAGGAGGGCTACCTCTATCTCACCGGCCGCGCCTGA